In Larimichthys crocea isolate SSNF chromosome VI, L_crocea_2.0, whole genome shotgun sequence, one genomic interval encodes:
- the LOC104938712 gene encoding ATP-dependent RNA helicase DDX19B, translating into MATDSWAQAVDEQEAAAESIGNLQIKEKREENGTTSNATDSSSAAAKSEADGDSKTTDDDDKEDKAAQSLLNKLIRNNLVNNTNQVEVLQKDPNSPLYSVKSFEELRLKPQLLQGVYGMGFNRPSKIQETALPMMLAEPPQNLIAQSQSGTGKTAAFVLAMLSHVDPNNKYPQCLCVSPTYELALQTGKVIEQMGKHYPEVRLVYAIRGNKLQRGMKLQEQIVIGTPGTMLDWCAKFKFIDPKKIKVFVLDEADVMIATQGHQDQSIRIQRMLPKNCQMLLFSATFEETVWNFAQRIVPDPNIIKLKREEETLDTIKQYYVLCNSREEKFQALCNVYGAITIAQAMIFCHTRKTAGWLAGELSREGHQVALLSGEMQVEQRAAVIDRFRDGKEKVLVTTNVCARGIDVEQVSVVINFDLPVDKDGNPDNETYLHRIGRTGRFGKRGLAINMVDSRMSMNILNKIQEHFSKKIEKLDTDDLDEIEKIAS; encoded by the exons ATGGCCACGGACTCCTGGGCGCAGGCGGTGGACGAGCAGGAAGCCGCGGCGGAATCG ATCGGCAACCTTCAAATCAAAGAGAAACGTGAGGAAAATG gCACGACCTCAAACGCGACAGACTCCAGCAGTGCAGCTGCAAAGTCAGAAGCTGACGGAGACAGTAAGACCACAGATGACGATGACAAAG aggaCAAAGCGGCACAGTCATTGTTAAACAAGCTGATACGAAATAATCTCGTCAATAACACTAATCAAGTGGAAGTCCTTCAGAAGGATCCCAACTCTCCGCTCTACTCCGTCAAGTCCTTTGAAGAGTTACGACT CAAACCACAGCTGCTTCAGGGTGTTTATGGCATGGGGTTCAACCGGCCATCCAAAATCCAGGAGACCGCCTTACCCATGATGCTGGCCGAACC TCCACAGAATCTGATTGCCCAGTCGCAGTCAGGAACAGGGAAAACAGCTGCCTTTGTCCTGGCCATGCTCAGTCATGTAGACCCCAACAACAAATATCCCCAG TGCCTCTGTGTGTCACCCACGTATGAACTGGCCCTTCAAACTGGCAAGGTAATCGAGCAGATGGGCAAACACTATCCTGAGGTCAGACTAGTCTACGCCATCAGAGGAAATAAAT TGCAGCGGGGCATGAAGCTGCAGGAACAGATAGTTATTGGCACACCTGGTACCATGCTGGACTGGTGTGCTAAATTCAAGTTCATAGACCCCAAGAAGATCAAGGTGTTTGTACTGGATGAGGCCGACGTCATGATCGCCACACAGGGCCACCAGGACCAGAGCATCCGCATCCAGAG GATGCTGCCCAAAAACTGCCAGATGTTGCTGTTCTCTGCCACGTTTGAAGAGACCGTGTGGAACTTTGCCCAGCGCATCGTGCCTGACCCCAACATCATCAAGCTGAAGCGAGAAGAGGAGACGCTGGACACCATCAAGCAGTACTATGTGTTGTGCAACAGCAGGGAGGAGAAGTTCCAAGCCCTCTGTAACGTCTACGGAGCCATCACCATCGCCCAGGCCATGATCTTCTGCCAT ACAAGGAAAACTGCAGGCTGGCTGGCAGGGGAGCTGTCCAGAGAAGGTCACCAGGTGGCGCTGCTCAGCGGCGAGATGCAGGTGGAGCAGAGGGCTGCTGTCATCGACCGCTTCAGAGACGGCAAGGAAAAGGTCCTGGTCACCACAAACGTTTGTGCTCGAG GTATTGATGTTGAGCAGGTTTCTGTGGTGATCAACTTTGACCTGCCGGTAGACAAGGACGGCAACCCAGACAACGAGACGTACCTGCACAGGATCGGCCGCACAGGTCGATTTGGCAAAAGGGGACTGGCCATCAACATGGTCGACAGCAGGATGAGCATGAACATCCTCAACAAGATCCAGGAGCATTTCA GTAAGAAAATTGAAAAACTAGACACAGATGATCTGGATGAAATCGAGAAAATCGCCAGCTAA